Proteins encoded by one window of Sulfurospirillum barnesii SES-3:
- a CDS encoding EamA family transporter, translating to MAHLYIFGTIFFTVYGQLVIKWRIPNYGHLPEATLEKMIFLLKLFLDPFILSGFVSAFVASLCWMAAMTKFELSYAYPFMGLTFVVVFVSSVFLFSESVTLYKVLGLALIVLGIFISSRA from the coding sequence ATGGCACATTTATACATTTTTGGAACGATTTTTTTTACCGTTTATGGGCAGTTGGTTATTAAGTGGCGTATTCCAAATTACGGGCATTTGCCTGAAGCAACGCTTGAAAAAATGATTTTTTTATTGAAGCTCTTTTTAGACCCCTTTATTTTGAGCGGATTTGTCTCCGCTTTTGTGGCATCATTGTGTTGGATGGCGGCGATGACAAAGTTTGAACTAAGCTATGCGTATCCCTTTATGGGACTCACGTTTGTGGTTGTTTTTGTCTCTTCCGTGTTTCTTTTTTCAGAGAGTGTGACACTCTATAAAGTCCTTGGACTTGCTTTAATTGTCTTAGGAATTTTTATCTCCAGTCGTGCGTAA